The following coding sequences lie in one Seriola aureovittata isolate HTS-2021-v1 ecotype China chromosome 5, ASM2101889v1, whole genome shotgun sequence genomic window:
- the LOC130169389 gene encoding AP2-associated protein kinase 1-like isoform X2, which yields MKKFFDSRRELVSSGPGSGAGGGGAGSGGGGSFIGRVFTIGRYQVTVEEIVAEGGFAIVFLVRTHQGLRCALKRMYVNNEHDLQVCKLEIQIMRDLVGNKNIVGFLDSSITAVGAGDVWEVLILMDFCRGGQVVNLMNQRLQTGFTEPEVLQIFCDTCEALARLHQCKTPIIHRDLKVENILLHDRGHYVLCDFGSATNRFQNPQTEGVPVVEEEIKKYTTLSYRAPEMVNLYGGKVITTKADIWAMGCLLYKLCYFTLPFGESQVAICDGSFTIPDNSRYSQDMHCLIRYMLEPDPDKRPDIYQVSYFSFKLARRECPVPNVHNSPIPAKLPEPIRASEAVAKKSQTKARLTDPIPTMETSIAPRQRPKAGQAQPQPISGILPIQPALTPRKRPNVPAGAPQAIGVGISGPPPAAAAVQPAQQGPAAQAASQPGQAASMQPQATPQHHQLLMKQQQASAFLSPQSNQQHQLVQSLHHQPQQQQTASQASTVLQSKAKPVHPVVTLQLQYQQQQQHVAHETAAPHLTPIPESAVIGPAADPETAARGIHKVGSLTPPSSPKMAPKSGHRRILSDVTHSAVFGVPVSKSTQLLQAAAAEASLNKSKSASTTPSGSPCSSQQSVYHPGDGDAPSTLTAPNTQPSWNPFGDDNFSKLTAEELLNKDFAKLAETAAPGEKITGSSENLIPGLNAFPEKLIEGLKSPETSLLLPDLLTLADPFNSSAESSTNAKAQVCVDSLIPGLEAPQAQRHSAQPELIPASMPDSLTGEDTLLGCDLLSRTSPHGNQSVSALPSSSCSSAPPGSGSGSCLEELPPGQTASDLQGESNGYSVLGEGQETEPPEGDSQINEGCVHSSDEEEEKEVHKEEQQDEGTNESDVAAHDCSGSRPLLMESEDEEEQGPQLALHSSPHSSTVPTQPSTTFQQPTPSTLAQNHTQHVPEPAKGTDVAADVFSTAPFRIAQEEASDVFANAPFPRSTLAPQQQLDVFSQAPFGKRKEATGALPKTSYPHAAGVHAVTPDQGALGQVPPQPFRPQALAKYSRHFEGPVPQQLVAAHRVVSNVSRQAAVASVPVGPLHSWTSEVSAVDPFVSAPFHLKAPQEKP from the exons GGGGTTTTGCCATAGTTTTTTTGGTGCGGACTCATCAGGGCTTACGTTGTGCACTAAAAAGGATGTATGTCAACAATGAACATGATCTGCAGGTCTGCAAACTTGAGATACAGATTATG aGGGACCTAGTGGGCAACAAAAACATAGTTGGTTTCCTGGACTCCAGCATAACTGCAGTTGGAGCTGGTGATGTCTGGGAAGTCCTAATCTTAATGGACTTCTGCCGAG GTGGGCAGGTGGTTAACCTAATGAACCAGCGGTTACAGACAGGCTTCACTGAACCAGAGGTGTTACAGATCTTTTGTGACACATGCGAGGCGCTCGCTCGTCTCCACCAGTGCAAAACTCCAATTATCCATCGAGATCTCAAG GTGGAAAACATTCTCCTGCACGATCGGGGGCACTACGTGCTCTGTGACTTTGGAAGTGCCACCAACCGCTTCCAAAACCCTCAAACAGAGGGGGTGCCAGTCGTAGAGGAGGAAATCAAAAA GTACACTACTCTGTCATACCGTGCTCCAGAGATGGTCAACCTCTACGGTGGAAAGGTCATCACAACAAAAGCAGACATTTGG GCAATGGGTTGTCTACTCTATAAGCTGTGTTACTTCACACTTCCTTTTGGGGAGAGCCAAGTGGCTATCTGTGATGGCAGCTTCACAATCCCAGACAACTCCCGCTACTCCCAGGACATGCACTGTCTCATTA GATACATGCTGGAACCTGACCCAGATAAGAGACCAGACATCTACCAAGTATCCTACTTTTCCTTTAAACTGGCGCGACGAGAGTGTCCAGTCCCAAATGTACAT AATTCGCCCATTCCTGCAAAACTtcctgagccaatcagagccagTGAAGCAGTGGCCAAAAAGAGTCAAACCAAAGCCAG GCTTACAGACCCCATTCCTACCATGGAAACCTCAATTGCACCTCGACAACGACCCAAGGCTGGCCAGGCTCAGCCCCAGCCGATATCGGGCATTCTCCCCATCCAGCCAGCTCTCACCCCTCGCAAGAGACCCAATGTGCCAGCTGGAGCGCCCCAGGCCATAG GTGTTGGTATCAGTGGCCcacctccagctgcagctgctgtccaaCCTGCTCAACAGGGCCCTGCTGCACAGGCTGCATCACAGCCAGGCCAGGCAGCCAGCATGCAGCCACAGGCTACACCGCAGCATCACCAGCTCCTCATGAAGCAGCAGCAAGCTTCGGCCTTCTTAAGTCCACAGAGTAACCAGCAG CATCAACTGGTACAGAGCCTCCATCACcaaccacagcaacaacaaacagcGTCTCAGGCGTCTACTGTGCTGCAGTCCAAAGCTAAACCTGTTCATCCAGTTGTTACTCTGCAACTGCAataccaacagcagcagcagcatgtagCCCATGAAACAGCAGCTCCACATCTCACACCTATCCCTGAGTCTGCAGTCATTGGTCCTGCAGCTGACCCAGAG ACGGCTGCCCGAGGGATTCACAAAGTAGGCTCCTTGACACCCCCCTCGTCGCCAAAGATGGCCCCTAAGAGTGGGCACAGACGCATCCTGAGCGATGTCACCCACAGTGCCGTGTTCGGGGTTCCAGTCAGCAAGTCCACCCAGCTACTTCAGGCAGCCGCGGCTGAGGCCAGCCTCAACAAGTCCAA ATCAGCCAGCACTACTCCTTCTGGCTCCCCCTGCTCGTCCCAGCAGAGTGTGTATCATCCAGGTGATGGTGACGCCCCGTCAACCCTCACTGCACCCAACACTCAGCCCAGCTGGAACCCCTTTGGGGATGATAACTTCTCCAAGCTAACGGCAGAGGAGCTGCTCAACAAAGACTTCGCAAAGTTAGCTGAGA CTGCTGCACCAGGGGAGAAGATCACAGGCTCCAGTGAAAATCTTATTCCAGGGCTCAATGCTTTTCCAG AGAAGCTGATTGAGGGACTGAAGTCCCCTGAAACTTCTCTGCTGCTCCCCGACCTCTTAACCCTGGCCGACCCCTTCAATAGTTCTGCAGAGAGCTCCACCAATG CAAaggctcaggtgtgtgtggatTCACTTATTCCTGGTTTGGAAGCCCCCCAGGCCCAGCGACATTCAGCCCAGCCAGAGCTCATCCCCGCCAGCATGCCAG ACTCTCTCACTGGGGAAGACACTCTGCTGGGTTGCGATCTGTTATCTCGTACTTCTCCTCATGGAAACCAGTCTGTTTctgctctcccctcctcctcctgctcctctgctcctcctggcTCCGGCTCTGGATCCTGTCTGGAGGAGCTGCCGCCTGGTCAGACAGCCTCTG ATCTGCAAGGGGAGAGCAATGGCTACTCGGTGCTTGGGGAGGGACAAGAGACTGAACCTCCAGAAGGAGATTCTCAAATAAACGAGGGCTGTGTGCactccagtgatgaagaggaggagaaagaagtccataaggaggagcagcaggatgagGGAACCAATGAGAGTGACGTAGCAGCCCATGACTGCAGCGGCTCCAGACCTCTGCTGATGGAgtctgaggatgaagaggaacaAGGACCTCAGTTAGCCCTCCACTCATCTCCGCACTCCAGCACAGTACCAACACAACCATCTACTACCTTCCAACAACCTACTCCAAGCACCTTAGCTCAGAATCATACCCAGCATGTACCCGAGCCAGCTAAGGGGACAGATGTTGCTGCAGATGTCTTCTCTACAGCCCCCTTCCGGATTGCGCAAGAAGAAGCGTCTGACGTGTTTGCCAATGCTCCGTTTCCTCGCTCCACCCTTGCACCTCAGCAGCAGCTCGACGTATTCTCTCAAGCTCCCtttggaaaaagaaaggaggctACAGGAGCTCTGCCTAAGACCTCATACCCTCATGCAGCTGGAGTTCATGCTGTAACCCCTGATCAAGGTGCGTTGGGACAAGTTCCCCCTCAACCATTCCGCCCTCAAGCCCTGGCCAAATATTCCCGACACTTTGAGGGACCTGTACCCCAGCAGCTAGTAGCAGCTCACAGAGTAGTGTCTAACGTGAGCAGGCAAGCCGCTGTGGCATCAGTCCCTGTTGGACCTCTTCACTCATGGACGTCAGAAGTGAGCGCTGTAGACCCCTTTGTCTCTGCACCCTTTCACCTCAAGGCTCCGCAAGAAAAGCCCTGA
- the LOC130169389 gene encoding AP2-associated protein kinase 1-like isoform X8: MKKFFDSRRELVSSGPGSGAGGGGAGSGGGGSFIGRVFTIGRYQVTVEEIVAEGGFAIVFLVRTHQGLRCALKRMYVNNEHDLQVCKLEIQIMRDLVGNKNIVGFLDSSITAVGAGDVWEVLILMDFCRGGQVVNLMNQRLQTGFTEPEVLQIFCDTCEALARLHQCKTPIIHRDLKVENILLHDRGHYVLCDFGSATNRFQNPQTEGVPVVEEEIKKYTTLSYRAPEMVNLYGGKVITTKADIWAMGCLLYKLCYFTLPFGESQVAICDGSFTIPDNSRYSQDMHCLIRYMLEPDPDKRPDIYQVSYFSFKLARRECPVPNVHNSPIPAKLPEPIRASEAVAKKSQTKARLTDPIPTMETSIAPRQRPKAGQAQPQPISGILPIQPALTPRKRPNVPAGAPQAIGVGISGPPPAAAAVQPAQQGPAAQAASQPGQAASMQPQATPQHHQLLMKQQQASAFLSPQSNQQHQLVQSLHHQPQQQQTASQASTVLQSKAKPVHPVVTLQLQYQQQQQHVAHETAAPHLTPIPESAVIGPAADPETAARGIHKVGSLTPPSSPKMAPKSGHRRILSDVTHSAVFGVPVSKSTQLLQAAAAEASLNKSKSASTTPSGSPCSSQQSVYHPGDGDAPSTLTAPNTQPSWNPFGDDNFSKLTAEELLNKDFAKLAETAAPGEKITGSSENLIPGLNAFPAKAQVCVDSLIPGLEAPQAQRHSAQPELIPASMPDSLTGEDTLLGCDLLSRTSPHGNQSVSALPSSSCSSAPPGSGSGSCLEELPPGQTASDSAFLMSCGEKGNDDEFDPIPVLISKNSNQGGHSRSNSGSSESSIPNLARSLLLVDQLIDL; this comes from the exons GGGGTTTTGCCATAGTTTTTTTGGTGCGGACTCATCAGGGCTTACGTTGTGCACTAAAAAGGATGTATGTCAACAATGAACATGATCTGCAGGTCTGCAAACTTGAGATACAGATTATG aGGGACCTAGTGGGCAACAAAAACATAGTTGGTTTCCTGGACTCCAGCATAACTGCAGTTGGAGCTGGTGATGTCTGGGAAGTCCTAATCTTAATGGACTTCTGCCGAG GTGGGCAGGTGGTTAACCTAATGAACCAGCGGTTACAGACAGGCTTCACTGAACCAGAGGTGTTACAGATCTTTTGTGACACATGCGAGGCGCTCGCTCGTCTCCACCAGTGCAAAACTCCAATTATCCATCGAGATCTCAAG GTGGAAAACATTCTCCTGCACGATCGGGGGCACTACGTGCTCTGTGACTTTGGAAGTGCCACCAACCGCTTCCAAAACCCTCAAACAGAGGGGGTGCCAGTCGTAGAGGAGGAAATCAAAAA GTACACTACTCTGTCATACCGTGCTCCAGAGATGGTCAACCTCTACGGTGGAAAGGTCATCACAACAAAAGCAGACATTTGG GCAATGGGTTGTCTACTCTATAAGCTGTGTTACTTCACACTTCCTTTTGGGGAGAGCCAAGTGGCTATCTGTGATGGCAGCTTCACAATCCCAGACAACTCCCGCTACTCCCAGGACATGCACTGTCTCATTA GATACATGCTGGAACCTGACCCAGATAAGAGACCAGACATCTACCAAGTATCCTACTTTTCCTTTAAACTGGCGCGACGAGAGTGTCCAGTCCCAAATGTACAT AATTCGCCCATTCCTGCAAAACTtcctgagccaatcagagccagTGAAGCAGTGGCCAAAAAGAGTCAAACCAAAGCCAG GCTTACAGACCCCATTCCTACCATGGAAACCTCAATTGCACCTCGACAACGACCCAAGGCTGGCCAGGCTCAGCCCCAGCCGATATCGGGCATTCTCCCCATCCAGCCAGCTCTCACCCCTCGCAAGAGACCCAATGTGCCAGCTGGAGCGCCCCAGGCCATAG GTGTTGGTATCAGTGGCCcacctccagctgcagctgctgtccaaCCTGCTCAACAGGGCCCTGCTGCACAGGCTGCATCACAGCCAGGCCAGGCAGCCAGCATGCAGCCACAGGCTACACCGCAGCATCACCAGCTCCTCATGAAGCAGCAGCAAGCTTCGGCCTTCTTAAGTCCACAGAGTAACCAGCAG CATCAACTGGTACAGAGCCTCCATCACcaaccacagcaacaacaaacagcGTCTCAGGCGTCTACTGTGCTGCAGTCCAAAGCTAAACCTGTTCATCCAGTTGTTACTCTGCAACTGCAataccaacagcagcagcagcatgtagCCCATGAAACAGCAGCTCCACATCTCACACCTATCCCTGAGTCTGCAGTCATTGGTCCTGCAGCTGACCCAGAG ACGGCTGCCCGAGGGATTCACAAAGTAGGCTCCTTGACACCCCCCTCGTCGCCAAAGATGGCCCCTAAGAGTGGGCACAGACGCATCCTGAGCGATGTCACCCACAGTGCCGTGTTCGGGGTTCCAGTCAGCAAGTCCACCCAGCTACTTCAGGCAGCCGCGGCTGAGGCCAGCCTCAACAAGTCCAA ATCAGCCAGCACTACTCCTTCTGGCTCCCCCTGCTCGTCCCAGCAGAGTGTGTATCATCCAGGTGATGGTGACGCCCCGTCAACCCTCACTGCACCCAACACTCAGCCCAGCTGGAACCCCTTTGGGGATGATAACTTCTCCAAGCTAACGGCAGAGGAGCTGCTCAACAAAGACTTCGCAAAGTTAGCTGAGA CTGCTGCACCAGGGGAGAAGATCACAGGCTCCAGTGAAAATCTTATTCCAGGGCTCAATGCTTTTCCAG CAAaggctcaggtgtgtgtggatTCACTTATTCCTGGTTTGGAAGCCCCCCAGGCCCAGCGACATTCAGCCCAGCCAGAGCTCATCCCCGCCAGCATGCCAG ACTCTCTCACTGGGGAAGACACTCTGCTGGGTTGCGATCTGTTATCTCGTACTTCTCCTCATGGAAACCAGTCTGTTTctgctctcccctcctcctcctgctcctctgctcctcctggcTCCGGCTCTGGATCCTGTCTGGAGGAGCTGCCGCCTGGTCAGACAGCCTCTG ACTCTGCTTTCCTCATGTCGTGTGGGGAGAAGGGCAATGACGACGAGTTTGACCCTATTCCTGTGCTCATCTCCAAAAACTCAAATCAAG GTGGTCACTCGCGCAGCAACAGTGGCAGTTCAGAGTCCAGCATCCCCAACTTGGCCCGCTCCCTTCTGCTGGTGGATCAGCTCATCGACCTCTAG